A stretch of the Panicum virgatum strain AP13 chromosome 9N, P.virgatum_v5, whole genome shotgun sequence genome encodes the following:
- the LOC120692280 gene encoding membrane-associated progesterone-binding protein 4-like — protein sequence MARGARLLLVVALLAALLAVVLQLYRLRKPRLWTGEELSVYNGTDEGLPILLGILGSVFDVTKGRSHYGPGGGYHHFAGRDASRAFVSGNFTGDGLTDSLQGLSSSEVNSIVDWRKFYFERYMFAGKLIGRYYDSQGNPTKYLKGVEVKAKRGAQLLEKQKSEEAKIPSCNSKWSQQEGGEVWCDTGYPRLVRRPGDIALTGQISQRCACFQEDELNKPGLVTYEGCDHLSKSCKVN from the exons ATGGCGCGGGGGGCTCGGCTCCTCCTTGTTGTCGCGTTGCTGGCGGCGCTACTCGCCGTCGTTCTCCAGCTCTACCGTCTGAGGAAGCCG AGGTTGTGGACAGGGGAGGAGCTATCCGTGTACAATGGAACGGATGAGGGGTTGCCCATACTACTAGGAATTTTGGG CTCAGTTTTTGACGTTACAAAAGGGAGGTCGCATTATGGTCCTGGAGGAGGTTATCATCACTTTGCTGGCAG GGATGCATCACGAGCGTTCGTTTCTGGAAATTTTACAG GTGACGGCCTGACTGATTCTTTACAGGGCTTATCAAGCAGTGAG GTAAACAGCATTGTTGATTGGAGGAAATTTTACTTCGAGAGATACAT GTTTGCCGGTAAACTTATTGGACGCTACTACGACAGTCAAGGAAATCCTACAAAGTATCTGAAGGGTGTAGAAGTAAAGGCAAAGAGAGGTGCACAGCTTCTCGAAAAGCAGAAGAGTGAGGAAGCTAAAATACCTAGCTGCAATTCAAAATGGAGCCAGCAAGAAGGGGGAGAA GTTTGGTGCGATACAGGCTACCCAAGATTGGTAAGGAGGCCGGGCGACATAGCTCTGACCGGACAAATTAGCCAAAGGTGTGCTTGTTTTCAGGAAGACGAGCTCAACAAACCCGGGCTAGTGACGTACGAAGGGTGCGATCATCTGTCCAAGTCCTGCAAAGTAAACTAG